TTCAAAGAGTGAAGCACTTAGAAATGAAAGCATCTGCTATGGCAAAGAGACAAATCCATGACAGTGCAGTTTTTATTTGGACAGcataacaaatacataaatcaaaACAGATTCTGCTCTCTAATAAATGCCAACATACTGATACATGAAgtctataaataattatttgttttggatATGGATTATGGGCTTCATTTTAGTGCTAAGAACAGCGTCATCTGTCAGTACCAatagttttcagttttcagttcacCTTCTCAAAGTATTCCTTTGAGCCGTCTGGAGTTGgcttaatctaaaaaaaaaaaaaaaaagaaatgcgaAAAGGCAATTACATAAATGCAAAGCCAAAACATCCACAAACCCTTACATTCCCTGCATCTATGGCCATGACAGTGTTACTAAGTTCACCGCTGGTCAAATACTACCAATTCACAAAAACTAAAGCTGCGTAAATGCTAAGCGTCTATGGACAATGAATGCACAGGAAAAAATTTACATGATCTGGATTTATGTTTCCAGTTTGCCGCATTCACATacatatgaatggaagtcaattgggcccttacatttcataaaaagtgcacacacaggTTTATACTACTAGTAAAACAGTAAGTACTCACTGTGGGTGACTTTGGGGTCCAGCTGGCAGGACAGACTTCACCGTGGGTCTCCACAAACTGAAAGGCCTTGACCAGACGGAGGGTTTCCTCAACAGAGCGTCCAACCGGCAAGTCATTTACACTCATGTGTCGGATCACTCCATTAGGATCCATAATGAAAAGACCCCTATAACGTGAAACATCATTTAGTGATGCATACATTCCTCCTAAAAAGTAAATTATTCAGTGTAACAATGCATGAAAACAGTAGCTTGTTTGTAAAACTGCAGCAACTTCATGTTACCTTAAAGCAATTCCAGCACCCTCAAGCAGGACCCCATAGTCCCGGGACACTTGCTTTGTGAGGTCGGCCAACAGGGGAATGTGGATTTTCCCTAATCCTCCAGTCTACAGATAAACCAGAGTTTAGTCTGAGTTTGCGATCTCCTATGAATGGGCATTGCTGTTGCTAGTTTCCCAATAACCTGATCCTATTTAGAGAACTGAGAATGTGTTGAATGTTTAGCATGTCATGCGTTTAAACTGTAATGTGCATTTTAACTTTGTTTAGCTGCAATGTGTACATGGCCTTTTCAAAGTAAAGTATAAACCTTTCTCGGGGTGTTGGTCCAAGCCAGGTGGGTGAAGTGAGAGTCCACAGACACACCAATTACATCACAGTTTATATCACGAAACTCATTGGCCTTGTCACTGAAAGCGATGATCTCTGTAGGGCAAACGAATGTGCTGCCAAGCAGGAAGAAATTaagaagcattaaaaaaataagtaattaagCAGTAAATAATtgacaattaaatatataagaaaatgaaaaaataaataaataataacgtaTGCTTACAAATCTAGTGGGTAAAAGAAAAGGACCAGGTATTTGCCCTTGAAATCTTCTAGACTGATGTCCTTGAACTCTCCGTTGATAACAGCAGTGCCTTTGAAGTGAGGGGCTGGCTGAGTGACCGCCGGGGCCCATCTAGCAGAGCCTGATAATAACAAACATAATGGATTAGTAAAGATATCAGATTAAATGCACAAACGAATTACTTTTTAAGACTTACTGATTGAGAAGCAAGCTTTTTGTGCAGCAATGCACGCAAGGGGTTTTGGAGCCCTGATCACTGCTGCTCCATTGTGAGTGACAAAGGCTTTCAGTCCATTAACTGCAGCTCTTCCTGCCTGGTGTGAAAAGGAGGGACATGTATGAAAAGAGTCGTTACACAAGTTTGTTATCACAGTTCAACAGACAACACCATGCCCATACACCAcatgtacactgtaaaacatttcaaactacAAAGGCTCGCTGAATAAGAGGCACATTGCACGAAATCTGTACGCATGAGTGCTTTTAAAGCGATGCACAAacgttttatatacatttatctaATAAGAATTTTCATGTTAGATAAAAATACATCAAACTGTTCATCATTTACTTAtcacaatttaataattaaaaaaagaaatgtttgcacAATATAGCTACGCTTAACAATAGTTTATGCACTTGTAATAGGTAAGTTAGTTAATTGACAGTGGACGTTATGTAATCAGTTTAAAGGTTACACACCGTAAAACGTATCTGCGAACTAAACGATGACAAACAGAATCAAACTAAATCTCATTTGCACCGAAATACAAATCAACACTTATTCCTCGTAATAATCGTTGACAGCAAAAGTGTTACTATCGTTTCTGCTAAATGAAACTTACAGAAGTCCCGAGAAGTCTCCCGAAGGTGGCCGCCATCTTGCCAATGTGCTGCTTAATGCAATGCGCAAAAAATACCTTGAGCATCAAAGCTGCGCACATATTTTGCATTAGTTGcgcaacacacacacgcacacacacacacacacacacacacaattttgcatgttttacttctttatttttattatcatactTGACAAATCAGGGTTTAATGGCTCATTTGAAATagtgagaatatggagctcaCTCGAGGAGAAATAAACATATATGGCATGGGACAAAATATAAGATGAAACAAAAAAGGTGGACATTTTTAGAATTATCCTAAAAGGTATTTTAACTGTCAATCAGAAGTAATGTAATAGATTGTGTGCAACAGGCAAGGTTTGATCATGttaattttcatttacattacatttacatttattcatttagtagacgcttttctccaaagcgacttacaaatgaggacaatggaagcaatcaaaaacaacaaaaagaacaa
This window of the Carassius gibelio isolate Cgi1373 ecotype wild population from Czech Republic chromosome B13, carGib1.2-hapl.c, whole genome shotgun sequence genome carries:
- the prdx3 gene encoding thioredoxin-dependent peroxide reductase, mitochondrial, whose protein sequence is MQNMCAALMLKVFFAHCIKQHIGKMAATFGRLLGTSAGRAAVNGLKAFVTHNGAAVIRAPKPLACIAAQKACFSISSARWAPAVTQPAPHFKGTAVINGEFKDISLEDFKGKYLVLFFYPLDFTFVCPTEIIAFSDKANEFRDINCDVIGVSVDSHFTHLAWTNTPRKTGGLGKIHIPLLADLTKQVSRDYGVLLEGAGIALRGLFIMDPNGVIRHMSVNDLPVGRSVEETLRLVKAFQFVETHGEVCPASWTPKSPTIKPTPDGSKEYFEKVN